The segment GATGATATCACGTTTATTGAGTAATTGAATAACTTCTTTCCCAAATGGTTTTAAACCAAGACTTGCATCCTGTTCAGCTCCATGAGCAAGAGCATTTTCTTCATTCCATGTTAATCCTACTAATTTTACACCAACATCTAAAATGGCGATGAGCTTAGTTAAATCCTCACCAATTGCACCACAGCCCTCTAAGCTTAAAATAGCGCCTATTTCATGTGGTGCTAATTGCTCTAGCTGTGCCCAATCTGTAATATGCACCATGCCCTCTGTTTGTAATACATGGCTATGAAATGCCTCAATTTGGCGTACCACCTCAAGAAATTGCTGCTGTTGCGGTATTTTTGGATTAATAAAAATAGCAAATACCTGAACCTCTATCTGCCCTAATTGTAGTCTTTTATGATTCGTATCTAGCCGTGTATCACCTGCAAAGTTGGCTGTTTCAAGTGTTGTTAATTTTAACAGAGCATCACAGTGTAAATCGATAATCTTCATCCTCTCACCTCTACAGCTATTATACTGTTTTTGTGAGCGAAAGCTTCCTAAATTTTATCTTGCGGTGTATCTGAAGAGCCAAATTCCTCAAGCTCTATAAAGTCATTTGATTTAGGTGTTGAAGCTAGCAAATCCTCTTCCACTGGTCGTAGCTGTTCTTCTTTTTTCTCTGCATGCTCCACACAGGTCAATGCTTTTGGCATAGCCTCTAAACGTCCTGTAGGAATTTCCTCACCACAGACAACACATGTCCCATATGTTCCATCCTTCATTGCTTGTAATGCTTGTTTAATTTCCTCTGCGTCATCACTGCGATGCTCATCAATAGCCATTTCCGTCAACTGATCTGTTAAATCGCTAGCATTATCTGCTGGATGATTATCATAATTAGATAGCTCTGTTGTTTGTGGTCGTTCGGATTCATCTAGTCGCTGTTCAATTTCTTGTAATTCTTGCTCCAATTGTCTTTTCAATTTTTGCATTACTTGTTGATTCACAAAAATCTCCTCCTTATGCTTTCATGTTTTCCGAATTTACGCTTTCTAAAACATGTCAGCATAAGGAAGCGTTTGTTACTTACTTGTGTAGGCTATAATAGCATCATGTAAAAACTGTACTGCTCCTGTTGTACCACGCTCATTATAGTATGCTGCAAAACGTTCATCTGCTATATACATTTGTGCAAGCCCTGCATGTGCTTCTTTCGAATATTCCTTCCATGTAAAGCTTAGCCACCTTTTATGCAGCTCAGCTACTTCCATAGCAATATCACTTGTCGCATCACCAAGCTCCATCGCCTCTGTTAAACGTTCAAACATTTGCTGCTCTAGCTGTTGCATTTCTTGATATTGCTGCTCAGTCATATTCATAAGCTTAGCATTCGAAGCATCCACTGTTTCATCGCCATATTTTTCACGTATTTCTTGACCATATTGCTTTTCATTATCTGCGATTAACTTTTCTTTAAAGCCTTTAAATTTTTCTTCATTTGACATTGGTCGTTCCTCCTCGATAGATTGTATTGTTTTTTCCACTGTTTGTAAGATTTCTTCAAGCTGTTTCTTGCGTTTTTGCAATGCTACTTGATGTGCTTTCAGTGCCTCAAAGTGCTGAAAATTAGGTGCTTGAATAATATCCTGAATCGTCGATAGCTTCATATCCAGTGCTCTATAAAATAAAATTTGCTGTAACATATCGACTTCAACCTGACTGTAAAAACGATAGCCTGCCTCATTTGTTCTTGCTGGCTTTAGTAACCCAATTTCATCATAATAGCGCAGTGTTCTTGTACTCACACCTGACAAATTCGCAAGCTCCTGAATGGTATATTCCATGTTGTCACCTCCACTAATGCTACTGTAAACGTTGACGCAACGTTAAAGTCAATAAAATAATTTAATCTAATCATAATTTTTTTAGTTATATCATTCCACAACTACCTATAAAATTATATTTACAAGCCGATATAACTAGCAAAATTTTCACAGGAGTATGATAGGATGAAATGTCCAAATTGTCAGCATGAAAACGCTATGGACGGCAAGTTTTGCACAGACTGTGGTCGCAAACTTACTAATTCATCATTACGCAAGCAAGGTATTCCTACATGGGCAATTATCGTATTATCAGTCTGCTTTATTGCAACATGTGCCTAGCTATTAAGACACTGAACCATTAGGTATTGAAACGTCTGAATCCCCAATAGACTTAAAGGTCATTGCATTTGGTAGCCACAAGGCTTTGAAAATTCGGCTTCTATTGGCTACATACTAGGCAATAAACGTGATATGGAACTTGAAAATTTTATATATAAGCATATCTATCAGGTAGATGTACACATTGATAAAGGTAGTAGCAGCAGCCCATTGGTTGATGTCAATACAGGCAATGTAATAGGCATTAACTCTCTGTTATACACAACTGGAACAAGCACTAATTTCGCCTTCTCCATTCCTCTTTATAGCATTTGAGGGATGGGCTGCTAAGCCTCTTACTGCTAATGAGGTTCATGCTGTTGCGAATGTCTATGTAAATGATCGAGAAGCTCCAATTGAAGAGGACACAATGAACGAAACGGATGCCCTATTAGCAGGGCAATTCGTGCAAGCATTCCGGCTTTATTATGAAATGGCACTCAATGAAGGTGATTTTTACTGGATTGCCGATAGCCTTACAGAGGAATATGTGAATGACATTGCATACCAAGATCATTATTTCTTTTTTGCAGGCAATGAGATACTAGATGTTCAATATTCAAATGGTCAATACTATATAGAAATAAATAGAATATTTGATTTCTACGATGCACAAGATAACTATCAATTCTATGATCGCTATAAGATCTATACGGTGATTACGGTGCATATAAAATTGCAAATATTAAAATTCACTACTTTCAATGTAATCAAAAAGTGCAGCGAATGACTCTAAACTCATCCACTGCACTGTTAGATGCTATCCGTCGATTTAGCGTCACTTTCACGCTTCTATCCGTCTAGTAGAGGCGGCTATCCAGCTCTCGACTATTTTGAACAAAAAAATGCAGTAGATGAACGTTCATCTACTGCATTTTGTATGACCCGTACGGGATTCGAACCCGTGTTACCGCCGTGAAAGGGCGGTGTCTTAACCACTTGACCAACGGGCCCATGGCGGAGAAGGAGGGATTTGAACCCTCGCGCCGGTTACCCGACCTACACCCTTAGCAGGGGCGCCTCTTCAGCCTCTTGAGTACTTCCCCTTTTGGCTCCGAAGGCAGGACTCGAACCTGCGACAACCTGATTAACAGTCAGGTGCTACTACCAACTGAGCTACTTCGGAATATTGGTGGGCCTAAATGGACTCGAACCATCGACCTCACGCTTATCAGGCGTGCGCTCTAACCAGCTGAGCTATAGGCCCTCTCTGGAGCGGGTGATGGGAATCGAACCCACGACATCAGCTTGGAAGGCTGAGGTTTTACCATTAAACTACACCCGCATACATGGTGGGTCAGGACGGAATCGAACCGCCGACACTTAGAGCTTCAATCTAATGCTCTACCAACTGAGCTACTGACCCACATGTTAAAATAAATGGCGGTCCCGACCGGGATCGAACCGGCGATCTCCTGCGTGACAGGCAGGCATGTTAACCGCTACACCACGGGACCATTTGATTGCTTTCATCCATAAAAATTGGTTGCGGGGGCCGGATTTGAACCAACGACCTTCGGGTTATGAGCCCGACGAGCTACCACTGCTCCACCCCGCGATAATTATATACTGTTTCGAGTTTTTCAAGCACCATTTATCAAAATTTAAAACTGGAGGAGGTAGAGGGATTCGAACCCCCGCGCGGTGTTACCCGCCTGTCGGTTTTCAAGACCGATCCCTTCAGCCAGACTTGGGTATACCTCCGTAACAATATATAAATGGTGGACCTTGCAGGACTCGAACCTGCGACCGGACGGTTATGAGCCGTCTGCTCTAACCAACTGAGCTAAAGGTCCTTTAAGATGGCGGCAGAGGGGATCGAACCCCCGACCTTACGGGTATGAACCGTACGCTCTAGCCAGCTGAGCTACGCCGCCAGGATCTTTATACTGGTTATTAAATCATGGTGGAGCCTAGCGGGATCGAACCGCTGACCTCCTGCGTGCAAGGCAGGCGCTCTCCCAGCTGAGCTAAGGCCCCATAATTTTTTTGGAAATGGTCGGGAAGACAGGATTCGAACCTGCGACCCCTTGGTCCCAAACCAAGTGCTCTACCAAGCTGAGCTACTTCCCGTACATTTTATTGGCGCGCCCGACAGGAGTCGAACCCATAACCTTCTGATCCGTAGTCAGACGCTCTATCCAATTGAGCTACGGGCGCATATAAAAATGGTGCCGAGGACCGGAATCGAACCGGTACGGTAGTCACCTACCGCAGGATTTTAAGTCCTGTGCGTCTGCCAGTTCCGCCACCCCGGCACATTTGGAGCGGAAGACGAGGTTCGAACTCGCGACCCCCACCTTGGCAAGGTGGTGTTCTACCACTGAACTACTTCCGCATGTGCTTACGTTTTTTAAAATCTGGTATATATAAAGAATGGTGCGGGTGAAGGGAGTCGAACCCCCACGCCTTGCGGCGCTAGATCCTAAGTCTAGTGCGTCTGCCAATTCCGCCACACCCGCTTAATGGTTGGTATTCAAAATGGTGAGCCATGAAGGACTCGAACCTTCGACCCTCTGATTAAAAGTCAGATGCTCTACCAACTGAGCTAATGGCTCAAAAAAATGGTGCCGGCTGTAGGAGTCGAACCCACGACCTACTGATTACAAGTCAGTTGCTCTACCAACTGAGCTAAGCCGGCAACATGGTGGAGGATGACGGGCTCGAACCGCCGACCCCCTGCTTGTAAGGCAGGTGCTCTCCCAGCTGAGCTAATCCTCCTGGGTAATATGCCTAGCGACGTCCTACTCTCGCAGGGGGAAGCCCCCAACTACCATCGGCGCGAAAGAGCTTAACTTCCGTGTTCGGGATGGGAACGGGTGTGACCTCTTTGCCATTATCACTAGACTTTTACTATGTATCTTGTTTTGAAGCTGTTACCATGTCCTTCAAGACAAGAATTATTGTATAACGTTTTTTAATATTATGCAACACTTTTTTTATAAAAAAAGAAATTATTACTTTTTAAAGATATTTTTGTTAAGTAAGAGAAAATATTGCCCTGCAACACATTATAGCAATTGTTAATTCAAAAGAAAACAATTATTTTATAATATCAAGCATGTTGATTATAGAAATATATACTATAAACAGGCATGTTTTGTAGGAAAGAGGAACGACTTCAGCCAAAATAAATTAGTTGAAGCTATAGTTCCCCCTCAACGAAAATTAACAGTTTCGTAGATATTATCTGTAAAATAAAGGATAATCATTACGCATCTTATAATCCATTGTTAAATAGCAACAAGAGCCTTTTGTAATGTTTCAATCTCCTCAAATGTTGTAGACGGGCCAAAAGATATTCTAAAAAATTGTCGTGCTACCTCACTAGTATAACCCATTGATAAAATTGCTTTTGTGCCAGATTCACTATGAATATCACATGCACTTCCTGTAGAAATACAGATACCTGCTTCATTTAACTTCAATAATACATATTGTCCTTCCACTTTCTCCATCATCACACCACAAATACTAGGTAATTGCTGATGACATTCTATAAGCTGACAGTTTTTTGGTAAGTTGCTTGTGAAAAATTTTCTTAACGCCTTATAGTGCTGCCAGTCATACTGATAGTCTTCAATCGCTGTCGCAAAAGCAACAATTGCTGGTGTATCAATGGTCCCTCCTCTTAAGCC is part of the Lysinibacillus sp. FSL K6-0232 genome and harbors:
- a CDS encoding dipeptidase, with the translated sequence MKIIDLHCDALLKLTTLETANFAGDTRLDTNHKRLQLGQIEVQVFAIFINPKIPQQQQFLEVVRQIEAFHSHVLQTEGMVHITDWAQLEQLAPHEIGAILSLEGCGAIGEDLTKLIAILDVGVKLVGLTWNEENALAHGAEQDASLGLKPFGKEVIQLLNKRDIIIDVSHLNEQSFWDVLPLAKHIIASHSNARALCDHPRNLTDAQVKALVQHGGHIHVVYYPPFIGKDATLEHLVNHVEHLANLVGVEHIGLGSDFDGIDVTVDGLAHAGEAQNLVAALRARFSEEEVLGITSHNFKRYVKKTATH
- a CDS encoding TcaA NTF2-like domain-containing protein, whose product is MNETDALLAGQFVQAFRLYYEMALNEGDFYWIADSLTEEYVNDIAYQDHYFFFAGNEILDVQYSNGQYYIEINRIFDFYDAQDNYQFYDRYKIYTVITVHIKLQILKFTTFNVIKKCSE
- a CDS encoding MerR family transcriptional regulator; amino-acid sequence: MEYTIQELANLSGVSTRTLRYYDEIGLLKPARTNEAGYRFYSQVEVDMLQQILFYRALDMKLSTIQDIIQAPNFQHFEALKAHQVALQKRKKQLEEILQTVEKTIQSIEEERPMSNEEKFKGFKEKLIADNEKQYGQEIREKYGDETVDASNAKLMNMTEQQYQEMQQLEQQMFERLTEAMELGDATSDIAMEVAELHKRWLSFTWKEYSKEAHAGLAQMYIADERFAAYYNERGTTGAVQFLHDAIIAYTSK
- a CDS encoding double zinc ribbon domain-containing protein, whose amino-acid sequence is MKCPNCQHENAMDGKFCTDCGRKLTNSSLRKQGIPTWAIIVLSVCFIATCA
- a CDS encoding TraR/DksA C4-type zinc finger protein, producing the protein MNQQVMQKLKRQLEQELQEIEQRLDESERPQTTELSNYDNHPADNASDLTDQLTEMAIDEHRSDDAEEIKQALQAMKDGTYGTCVVCGEEIPTGRLEAMPKALTCVEHAEKKEEQLRPVEEDLLASTPKSNDFIELEEFGSSDTPQDKI